The following are encoded together in the Desulfovibrio desulfuricans DSM 642 genome:
- a CDS encoding N-acetyltransferase, with protein sequence MPIAVPRVGVEDKPLVQDVRVEDLSALVIRSATVRDVHGMSALINHYASSNVMLARGPQYLYQHIQDYMVATAPSADDGHEVVVACGAVHVLWEDLAEIRSVAVHPLCQAQGFGKRLVAALVDRCRYLGLPRVFAFTLAAPFFSKCGFSEFKRDDMPAIVWVECSKCPKFYCCDEIGMILEL encoded by the coding sequence ATGCCCATTGCCGTTCCACGCGTTGGCGTAGAAGACAAACCTCTTGTTCAGGATGTTCGCGTAGAAGACCTTTCAGCGCTCGTCATCCGTTCGGCCACGGTACGCGACGTGCACGGCATGTCTGCGCTTATCAACCATTATGCGTCATCCAACGTCATGCTGGCGCGCGGGCCGCAGTACCTCTATCAGCATATTCAGGACTACATGGTTGCCACGGCTCCCTCGGCTGACGACGGGCATGAGGTTGTGGTGGCCTGCGGCGCTGTGCATGTGCTGTGGGAAGACCTGGCGGAAATACGTTCGGTGGCGGTTCACCCCCTGTGTCAGGCGCAGGGCTTTGGCAAAAGGCTGGTGGCCGCGCTGGTTGACCGATGTCGCTATCTCGGCTTGCCGAGGGTTTTTGCCTTTACTCTGGCTGCGCCGTTCTTTTCCAAGTGTGGCTTCAGCGAGTTTAAGCGCGATGATATGCCCGCCATTGTGTGGGTTGAATGCAGTAAATGCCCCAAGTTTTACTGCTGTGACGAAATTGGAATGATACTCGAATTATAG
- the argF gene encoding ornithine carbamoyltransferase — MSNRLYHRDFLKEIDFTPEDLTYLLDLAAQLKQAKKVRREPKFLQDRNIVILFEKDSTRTRCSFEVAAYDQGARVTYLGPSGSQMGKKESMADTARVLSRFYDGIEYRGYEQARVEALAKHAGVPVWNGLTNEWHPTQFLADMLTMRECCEKPLNQQTLAYLGDARYNMGNSLMVGSALLGLDFRSVAPRALWTSDEVFELALHIAKSTGAHIMRTESVAEGVKDCDFLSTDVWVSMGEPDSVWKERIDLLTPYRVDAAAMELTGNPQCKFLHCLPSFHNRDTAVGEDIYQRFGIECMEVSDEVFESPRNMAFEEAENRLHTIKAVMVATMAEGPLVFNA; from the coding sequence ATGAGCAACAGGCTGTATCACCGGGATTTTCTGAAAGAAATAGACTTCACGCCGGAAGACCTCACGTATCTGCTGGATCTGGCGGCCCAGCTCAAGCAGGCCAAAAAGGTCCGGCGCGAGCCGAAGTTTCTGCAAGACAGAAATATTGTCATCCTTTTTGAAAAGGATTCCACGCGTACCCGCTGTTCTTTTGAAGTGGCAGCCTATGATCAGGGCGCGCGCGTGACCTATCTTGGCCCCTCCGGCTCGCAGATGGGCAAAAAGGAATCCATGGCCGATACCGCCCGTGTGCTTTCCCGCTTTTATGATGGTATTGAGTATCGCGGTTATGAGCAGGCGAGGGTAGAGGCTCTGGCAAAACACGCTGGCGTGCCTGTATGGAACGGCCTCACCAACGAATGGCACCCCACGCAGTTTTTGGCCGACATGCTGACCATGCGCGAGTGCTGCGAAAAACCTTTGAATCAACAAACACTGGCATATCTTGGGGATGCACGTTATAATATGGGCAATTCCCTGATGGTTGGTTCGGCCCTGCTTGGGCTGGATTTCCGTTCTGTTGCTCCCAGGGCTTTGTGGACATCGGACGAAGTTTTTGAACTGGCCCTCCACATAGCCAAGAGCACTGGCGCGCACATTATGCGCACGGAAAGCGTGGCCGAAGGCGTTAAAGACTGCGACTTCCTCTCCACTGATGTCTGGGTGTCCATGGGCGAGCCTGATTCCGTATGGAAAGAGCGCATTGATCTGTTGACGCCGTATCGCGTGGACGCGGCAGCAATGGAACTGACGGGCAATCCCCAATGCAAGTTTTTGCATTGTCTGCCAAGCTTCCATAACCGTGATACCGCAGTTGGCGAAGACATTTATCAGCGCTTTGGCATTGAATGCATGGAAGTGAGCGATGAAGTCTTTGAATCGCCGCGCAACATGGCTTTTGAAGAGGCGGAAAACCGCCTGCACACCATCAAGGCCGTCATGGTCGCTACCATGGCTGAAGGCCCTCTGGTGTTCAACGCCTGA
- a CDS encoding NADH-quinone oxidoreductase subunit L, which yields MSTLVFCCVALPFIMALVLYFTQSSSARKLIVPAAVTVMAVAAVILGANGAFRLEIDTIFGLSADSVFSVLDLLLLVYILGIGWKLGSRLIMGMTLLQLIGLLYLKFVLPGHEVPITAFVADGLSLIMVIIISVVGGLITIYGMGYMDLHEEHLHLRVSRQPRFFAIIFCFLGAMNGLVLCNNLSWMFLFWEITTLCSFMLIGHDQTDEAKANAQRALWMNVLGGLAFVSAMLFIQKSLGTLSTELVLQKMTSMDVKNTAILLPFAFFCLAAFTKSAQVPFESWLCGAMVAPTPVSALLHSATMVKAGTYLLLRMAPAFAGTTMSTIVALFGAFTFVATCILAVSQSNAKKVLAYSTIANLGLIIACVGINTAASMMAATTIIIYHSVSKGLLFMCVGAIEQRIGSRDIEDMRGLYGIMPRTAIITVIGIFTMMLPPFGMLIGKWMAIEAIARATQAMTPIVFFVALGSAFTVLFWARWAGVLVSSSKMHEHAAHGNPKPSVMFALRSLCGLAVVFSFISPLVLKTFVEPSVSGVYARFNLQTEGFIPGATLTSAEGYVWIYLLFILLGLGVWFAWREARRTPESAHAQPYFSGLAAEKNGVVGFKGPMNVFEPVRVANFYLCQYFGESKITRAIDMISIAFLVVLVGGLL from the coding sequence ATGAGTACACTTGTTTTTTGTTGTGTAGCACTGCCGTTTATTATGGCGCTTGTGCTGTATTTCACGCAAAGCAGCAGCGCTCGCAAGCTGATAGTGCCTGCAGCGGTCACAGTCATGGCGGTGGCAGCCGTGATCCTGGGAGCGAACGGCGCTTTTCGGCTTGAGATAGACACCATCTTTGGTCTGTCTGCCGACTCTGTGTTCAGCGTGCTGGACTTGCTGTTGCTGGTTTACATTCTTGGCATAGGTTGGAAGCTGGGCAGCCGCCTGATTATGGGCATGACCCTGCTGCAACTGATTGGTCTGTTATACCTTAAATTTGTTCTTCCCGGGCATGAAGTGCCCATCACTGCCTTTGTGGCAGACGGCCTGTCGCTTATCATGGTGATCATCATCAGCGTGGTTGGCGGGCTTATTACCATTTACGGCATGGGCTACATGGATCTGCACGAAGAGCATCTGCATCTGCGTGTTTCGCGCCAGCCCAGATTTTTTGCCATTATTTTCTGCTTCCTCGGTGCCATGAACGGCCTGGTGCTCTGCAACAATCTTTCATGGATGTTTCTGTTCTGGGAAATCACAACGCTGTGTTCCTTCATGCTCATAGGGCATGACCAGACAGACGAGGCCAAGGCCAATGCCCAGCGCGCATTGTGGATGAACGTTCTGGGCGGTCTGGCCTTTGTTTCGGCCATGCTGTTTATTCAGAAGAGCCTTGGAACGCTTTCGACCGAGCTCGTGCTGCAAAAGATGACCTCGATGGACGTAAAGAACACGGCCATTCTCTTGCCTTTTGCGTTCTTCTGTCTGGCGGCCTTTACCAAGTCGGCGCAGGTTCCGTTCGAGAGCTGGCTGTGCGGTGCAATGGTTGCACCAACGCCTGTTTCGGCTCTGTTGCACTCGGCTACCATGGTCAAGGCGGGCACTTACCTGCTGTTGCGCATGGCTCCGGCCTTTGCGGGAACCACCATGTCCACCATCGTGGCCCTGTTCGGCGCATTTACCTTTGTGGCCACATGTATTCTTGCGGTCAGCCAAAGTAATGCAAAAAAGGTTCTGGCGTATTCCACAATCGCCAACCTCGGGCTTATCATCGCCTGTGTGGGCATCAATACCGCTGCATCCATGATGGCGGCAACGACCATCATCATTTACCACTCCGTATCCAAGGGCCTGTTGTTCATGTGCGTCGGCGCCATTGAACAGCGCATTGGTTCGCGCGATATCGAAGACATGCGCGGCCTCTACGGTATAATGCCCCGCACGGCCATTATCACGGTGATCGGCATTTTTACCATGATGCTGCCGCCCTTTGGCATGCTCATAGGCAAGTGGATGGCCATAGAAGCCATTGCCCGCGCCACTCAGGCCATGACGCCCATCGTTTTCTTTGTGGCGCTTGGCTCGGCCTTTACCGTGCTCTTCTGGGCGCGCTGGGCCGGTGTACTGGTGTCGTCCTCCAAGATGCACGAGCATGCGGCTCACGGTAATCCCAAGCCCTCGGTCATGTTTGCGCTGCGTTCGCTGTGCGGGCTTGCCGTGGTGTTTTCGTTCATTTCGCCCCTGGTGCTGAAGACCTTTGTGGAGCCTTCTGTTTCGGGTGTTTACGCGCGCTTTAACTTGCAGACTGAAGGCTTTATTCCCGGCGCAACCCTGACCAGCGCAGAAGGCTATGTGTGGATTTACCTGCTGTTCATTCTGCTTGGTCTGGGCGTGTGGTTTGCATGGCGGGAAGCCCGCAGAACACCAGAGTCTGCCCATGCACAGCCGTATTTTTCGGGCCTGGCGGCAGAAAAGAACGGCGTGGTTGGCTTCAAGGGCCCCATGAATGTGTTTGAGCCAGTGCGCGTGGCCAACTTCTATCTTTGCCAGTATTTTGGCGAGAGCAAGATCACGCGGGCCATCGACATGATTTCCATTGCATTCCTGGTCGTTCTGGTAGGAGGTCTGCTCTAA
- a CDS encoding respiratory chain complex I subunit 1 family protein, whose protein sequence is MLTIFSAIGGLILSPLVGGLLTGLDRRITARLQSRIGPPLLQPFYDILKLLGKQPQVTNAWLVFSAYITLISSALALLIFFMGGDLLLLFFVLTVGAVFQVVGAICVPSPYSNVGAQRELLLMLAYEPILILVFVGFAMCTGSFSIAAVFQLEQPLLLKMPLLFLALGYALTIKLRKSPFDIAASHHGHQELVRGVQTEYSGPYLALIEIAHWFDLVLILGLCAMFWHTSFVGMAVLVGASLFTEILIDNITARLTWQWMVQKKSLLLGMGLALVNLLWLYVA, encoded by the coding sequence ATGCTCACCATCTTCAGTGCCATCGGCGGGTTGATCCTGTCGCCCCTGGTGGGCGGCCTGCTTACCGGCCTGGATCGCCGGATCACGGCGCGCCTTCAGTCGCGCATTGGGCCGCCCCTGCTACAGCCCTTTTACGACATCTTAAAACTGCTGGGCAAACAGCCCCAGGTTACCAATGCCTGGCTGGTGTTCAGCGCTTATATCACGCTGATTTCATCGGCGCTTGCTCTGCTGATTTTCTTCATGGGCGGGGATTTGCTGCTGCTGTTCTTCGTGCTCACAGTGGGCGCGGTGTTTCAGGTGGTTGGCGCCATATGCGTACCTTCGCCTTACAGCAACGTGGGCGCGCAGCGCGAGCTGTTGCTCATGCTTGCCTATGAGCCTATCCTGATCCTGGTGTTCGTTGGCTTTGCCATGTGCACGGGTTCGTTCTCCATTGCCGCAGTATTCCAGCTCGAGCAGCCGCTGCTGCTCAAGATGCCCCTGCTGTTTCTGGCGCTGGGTTACGCCCTGACAATCAAACTGCGCAAGTCGCCCTTTGATATCGCTGCCAGCCATCACGGCCACCAGGAACTGGTGCGCGGCGTACAGACCGAATATTCCGGCCCGTACCTTGCGCTGATTGAAATTGCCCACTGGTTTGATCTTGTGCTTATTCTTGGGCTGTGCGCCATGTTCTGGCACACCAGCTTTGTGGGAATGGCCGTTCTTGTGGGCGCCTCGCTGTTCACGGAAATTCTTATCGACAACATCACCGCCCGTCTGACGTGGCAGTGGATGGTGCAAAAGAAGTCTCTGCTGCTCGGCATGGGCCTGGCCCTGGTTAATCTTTTATGGCTGTACGTGGCGTAA
- a CDS encoding NADH-quinone oxidoreductase subunit B family protein, whose protein sequence is MGFVDNMIKRSRLKSPWIVHFDCGSCNGCDIEVLACLTPMYDVERFGVVNAGNPKHADVLLVTGTVNHRNQHVLKQIYEQMPSPKAVVSIGACNLSGGVFKDTYNVLNGAYNIIPVDVFVPGCPPKPEAIIDGVVQALGVLKAKMGLGPEPVPTFMPGDEDGTPDMTPQAESAPEEAPDKPQQNAG, encoded by the coding sequence ATGGGTTTCGTCGACAATATGATCAAGCGGAGCCGCCTGAAGTCTCCGTGGATAGTTCATTTTGACTGCGGTTCCTGCAACGGCTGCGACATCGAGGTGCTGGCCTGTCTGACGCCCATGTATGACGTAGAACGTTTCGGGGTGGTCAACGCGGGCAACCCCAAGCATGCCGACGTGCTGCTGGTTACAGGCACGGTGAACCACCGCAACCAGCATGTGCTCAAGCAGATATACGAACAGATGCCTTCGCCCAAGGCCGTGGTTTCCATCGGAGCCTGCAACCTTTCCGGGGGCGTGTTCAAGGATACCTATAATGTGCTGAACGGTGCGTACAATATCATTCCTGTTGATGTGTTCGTGCCCGGCTGCCCGCCCAAACCCGAGGCCATCATTGACGGCGTGGTGCAGGCCCTTGGCGTGCTCAAGGCCAAGATGGGCCTTGGCCCCGAGCCTGTGCCCACCTTTATGCCGGGCGATGAGGACGGCACTCCCGACATGACGCCGCAGGCGGAGTCCGCGCCGGAAGAAGCCCCCGACAAGCCACAGCAAAACGCGGGTTAA
- a CDS encoding NADH-quinone oxidoreductase subunit C → MFFEAKEVTPQTLLSEVQQLANAKYRFVTMSQTVMDENTLRLFYHFDVNLTMSDLRHNAELCVWEPTDAKGMVHLRMDVNKNDAIPSITPVYFCAVLVENETQDQFGVHFADLPLDYQGAMYLEGEVTHAPYFTMTTVRRPAAKAEAAKDDTAKGEKA, encoded by the coding sequence ATGTTTTTTGAAGCCAAGGAAGTGACGCCGCAAACGCTGCTTTCAGAAGTGCAGCAGCTTGCCAACGCCAAATACCGTTTTGTGACCATGTCGCAGACCGTCATGGACGAAAACACGCTGCGGCTTTTCTATCACTTTGACGTAAACCTCACCATGTCCGACCTGCGCCACAACGCCGAGCTGTGCGTGTGGGAACCCACGGACGCCAAGGGCATGGTGCATCTGCGCATGGATGTGAACAAGAACGACGCCATCCCCAGCATCACGCCCGTATATTTCTGCGCTGTCCTCGTTGAGAACGAAACGCAGGATCAGTTCGGGGTGCATTTTGCTGATCTGCCCCTGGATTACCAGGGGGCCATGTATCTGGAGGGCGAAGTCACCCACGCGCCGTACTTTACCATGACCACGGTCCGGCGGCCCGCCGCCAAGGCCGAGGCCGCCAAGGATGACACGGCCAAAGGAGAGAAGGCATGA
- a CDS encoding nickel-dependent hydrogenase large subunit, producing the protein MSNRTTVIPFGPQHPVLPEPLHIKFVVEDETVVGAVPQLGFVHRGLESLVRLKDYNQMVFVVERICGICSCIHANCYCNAIEDMMGITAPPRAQFLRVIWSELHRIHSHMLWLGLFADSFGFESVFQQFWRIREHVMDICEATAGNRVILSVNVVGGVRRDLSPDQIRWMHGRLDELEKGMRELTRTMLDDYTVQERTRGIGTLSKDDARLLGAAGPTLRGSGWEIDERMHGYAAYKDLNFIPVVENDGDCYARSKVRFYEVLHSIELIREALNRLPESELTVKVTGNPEGESVFRVEQPRGELFYYIRANGTKNLERMRVRTPTFANVPPLLHMLPGCKLPDVPVIVLSIDPCISCTER; encoded by the coding sequence ATGAGCAACCGCACAACCGTGATTCCTTTCGGGCCGCAGCATCCCGTACTGCCCGAGCCGTTGCACATCAAGTTTGTGGTGGAAGATGAAACCGTGGTCGGGGCCGTGCCCCAGCTTGGTTTTGTCCATCGCGGGCTTGAAAGCCTTGTGCGGCTCAAGGACTACAATCAGATGGTCTTTGTGGTCGAGCGCATCTGCGGCATCTGCTCGTGCATCCATGCCAACTGCTACTGCAACGCCATTGAAGACATGATGGGTATTACAGCGCCGCCGCGTGCGCAGTTTTTGCGGGTTATCTGGTCAGAACTGCACCGGATACACTCCCATATGCTGTGGCTCGGCCTGTTTGCCGACTCGTTTGGCTTTGAAAGCGTGTTCCAGCAGTTCTGGCGTATCCGCGAGCATGTCATGGACATCTGCGAAGCCACGGCGGGCAACCGCGTTATTCTTTCGGTCAACGTGGTTGGCGGCGTGCGCCGCGACCTCAGCCCCGATCAGATCCGCTGGATGCATGGCCGTCTGGATGAACTGGAAAAGGGCATGCGCGAGCTTACCCGCACCATGCTTGACGACTACACCGTGCAGGAACGCACACGCGGCATAGGCACTCTGAGCAAGGACGATGCACGCCTGCTGGGCGCCGCCGGCCCCACCCTTCGCGGCAGCGGCTGGGAAATCGACGAACGTATGCACGGCTACGCCGCCTACAAGGATCTCAACTTCATTCCCGTGGTTGAAAATGACGGTGACTGCTACGCCCGCTCCAAGGTACGCTTTTATGAAGTGCTGCACTCCATAGAGCTTATCCGCGAGGCCTTGAACCGCCTGCCCGAAAGCGAGCTGACCGTAAAGGTCACCGGCAACCCCGAGGGCGAATCGGTCTTTCGTGTGGAGCAGCCCCGCGGCGAGCTGTTCTATTACATCCGGGCCAACGGCACCAAAAATCTGGAGCGCATGCGCGTGCGTACGCCCACCTTTGCCAACGTGCCGCCCCTGCTGCACATGCTGCCGGGCTGCAAACTGCCCGATGTGCCGGTTATCGTGCTGAGTATCGACCCGTGCATCTCCTGCACAGAGAGGTAG
- a CDS encoding 4Fe-4S binding protein, which translates to MYMLPNVLRNLSGKPATRLYPLEEREPFPAYRGVITNEVEKCIFCNSCARVCPTDAITVDAKAGKWNYDPFLCVYCSACVEKCPTKCLHQVPVHRKPSISKFVVHRTGTPRVKKAKAEAKDVEDTEK; encoded by the coding sequence ATGTATATGCTCCCAAACGTGCTGCGCAATCTTTCGGGCAAGCCAGCCACGAGGCTGTATCCTCTGGAAGAACGCGAACCCTTCCCCGCCTATCGCGGCGTGATCACCAACGAGGTTGAAAAGTGCATATTCTGCAATTCCTGCGCAAGAGTATGCCCAACCGATGCCATCACCGTGGATGCAAAAGCCGGAAAGTGGAATTATGATCCCTTCCTGTGCGTGTACTGCTCCGCGTGTGTGGAAAAGTGCCCTACAAAATGTCTGCATCAGGTTCCAGTGCACCGCAAACCTTCCATCAGCAAGTTTGTAGTGCACCGCACCGGAACCCCGCGCGTCAAGAAAGCCAAGGCCGAGGCCAAGGACGTGGAAGATACGGAAAAATAA
- a CDS encoding Fur family transcriptional regulator → MWKTKTTDQAEPACCQAETSCCQADQPRMGHTLRLTPLRRMVLAYLQQAQEPVKAYDILDALRGKSSKALTPASVYRTLEFLLNQGLVHKVGSLNAFVACAETCHKKHAPVFMLVCPGCRKSREVNNPTLYQTIFSTMQQQGFQLQGDTVELTGICPRCAEMGAQAGSQRVGVHHTAHTKGGANLHNRKNAPPAPSGK, encoded by the coding sequence ATGTGGAAGACGAAAACAACTGATCAGGCTGAACCTGCCTGTTGCCAGGCAGAAACATCGTGCTGTCAGGCAGACCAGCCGCGCATGGGTCACACTCTGCGGCTTACGCCCTTGCGGCGCATGGTGCTTGCCTATCTGCAACAGGCTCAGGAACCCGTTAAGGCCTATGACATTCTTGATGCCCTGCGCGGCAAATCCTCCAAGGCCCTCACGCCTGCAAGCGTCTATAGAACGCTTGAATTTCTGCTCAATCAGGGCCTTGTGCACAAAGTCGGCTCGCTCAATGCCTTTGTGGCCTGCGCGGAAACCTGCCACAAAAAGCATGCGCCCGTGTTCATGCTGGTATGCCCCGGTTGCCGCAAGAGCCGCGAGGTGAACAATCCCACTCTGTATCAGACCATCTTTTCCACCATGCAGCAGCAGGGCTTTCAGCTACAGGGCGACACCGTGGAACTGACGGGCATCTGCCCCCGGTGCGCAGAAATGGGCGCGCAGGCTGGCTCACAACGGGTCGGCGTGCACCACACGGCACACACAAAAGGCGGCGCGAATCTCCATAACCGGAAAAACGCGCCGCCTGCCCCGTCCGGCAAATAG
- a CDS encoding DUF3299 domain-containing protein — MKTASTTGRILCMLAALLCGWHSATALALTDDYERQKIEHWQPSREDADTAATAKKSGKYTEITWDKLIPPSWNPAKVFDKFNFDKFSDDDPRADKALKEFQALWSNAPANKVLGGKLVRIAGFVAPLDFLGGDELAEFLLVPYFGACIHVPPPPANQIIYVTLDKPRGIQMMDTVWVYGKLEIEKTESDIGDAGYRIKAEAVEPYVEDENN; from the coding sequence ATGAAAACAGCCTCGACCACAGGGCGCATCCTCTGCATGCTGGCAGCATTGCTGTGCGGCTGGCACAGCGCAACCGCCCTTGCCCTGACTGACGATTACGAGCGGCAAAAAATCGAACACTGGCAGCCCTCGCGCGAAGATGCGGACACTGCCGCAACCGCAAAAAAGAGCGGGAAATACACCGAAATCACATGGGACAAGCTGATTCCGCCATCATGGAATCCCGCAAAAGTTTTTGACAAGTTCAATTTTGACAAGTTCAGCGATGACGACCCCAGAGCCGACAAGGCCCTGAAAGAATTTCAGGCCCTGTGGAGCAATGCGCCCGCCAACAAGGTTTTGGGCGGCAAGCTGGTGCGTATTGCCGGATTTGTAGCTCCGCTTGATTTTCTGGGTGGCGATGAACTGGCAGAATTTTTGCTGGTTCCCTATTTCGGCGCGTGCATTCACGTGCCGCCGCCCCCGGCCAACCAGATCATCTACGTCACACTGGACAAACCACGCGGCATACAGATGATGGACACCGTGTGGGTATACGGAAAGCTTGAAATCGAGAAAACAGAAAGCGACATCGGCGATGCGGGATACCGCATCAAGGCTGAGGCGGTGGAACCCTATGTGGAAGACGAAAACAACTGA
- a CDS encoding ABC transporter permease — protein sequence MSRWRFLLGLAWSSAWNRRGTLSLVVFSIALSTTLLLGMERVRTQVRDNFVQAVSGTDMVVGARGSELQLLLYAVFHMGKGTNNMGWDSAQRIAQRKDVAWTIPLSLGDSHKGFAVVGTTGDFFTQYQYSRRMHLQLAQGTPFDGIFDVVLGAEVASKEHYRLGDRLVLSHGSGSAHLAQHTDKPFTVCGILAPTGTPVDRALYISLAAMEAIHIDWQGGAPVPGFHVRPDQVTKFSLAPKSITAVLVGLKNRARVFAAQREINADQQEALMAVMPGVALDQLWSLLRSGENALRVLSWLVTVAGLAGLVAAILAGLGERRRELAVLRAAGASPLDIVALLSFESTLLVVAGALAGTAALAALLAVFGPVLASGYGLSLALTLPTAAEWRLLGGIVAAGFAAGLIPAWRAYRMSLADGLNASV from the coding sequence ATGAGCCGTTGGCGTTTTTTGTTGGGGCTTGCCTGGTCGAGCGCCTGGAACCGCCGGGGAACCCTGAGCCTTGTGGTATTTTCCATCGCGCTCTCCACCACCCTGCTGCTCGGTATGGAGCGAGTGCGCACTCAGGTGCGCGATAATTTTGTTCAGGCAGTTTCCGGCACGGATATGGTGGTGGGAGCGCGCGGCAGCGAGTTGCAACTACTGCTCTATGCCGTGTTCCACATGGGCAAGGGCACCAACAACATGGGGTGGGACAGCGCCCAGCGCATTGCCCAGCGCAAGGACGTGGCCTGGACTATCCCCCTGTCGCTCGGCGATTCGCACAAGGGATTTGCCGTAGTTGGCACTACGGGCGATTTTTTTACCCAGTACCAATACAGCAGGCGCATGCATCTGCAACTGGCGCAGGGAACGCCTTTTGACGGCATCTTTGATGTTGTGCTGGGGGCGGAGGTTGCCAGCAAAGAGCACTACAGGCTGGGCGACAGACTAGTACTCAGCCACGGCTCGGGCAGCGCCCACCTTGCCCAGCATACGGACAAGCCCTTTACGGTATGTGGTATTCTTGCACCCACAGGCACCCCTGTGGACAGGGCTTTGTACATCAGCCTTGCCGCCATGGAGGCCATCCACATCGACTGGCAGGGCGGCGCGCCTGTGCCGGGTTTTCATGTGCGGCCAGATCAGGTAACCAAGTTCAGCCTTGCACCCAAGAGTATTACGGCGGTGCTGGTTGGCCTGAAAAACCGCGCCCGCGTTTTTGCCGCCCAAAGGGAAATCAACGCCGACCAGCAGGAAGCCCTCATGGCTGTTATGCCCGGGGTGGCGCTGGATCAGTTGTGGAGCCTGCTGCGCTCGGGCGAAAATGCCTTGCGCGTCCTCTCCTGGCTGGTAACTGTGGCTGGGCTGGCTGGCCTTGTGGCCGCCATTCTGGCAGGGCTGGGCGAACGGCGGCGCGAGCTGGCCGTGCTGCGCGCAGCAGGGGCAAGTCCTCTGGATATTGTGGCCCTTCTGTCGTTTGAAAGCACGCTGCTGGTCGTTGCGGGCGCTCTGGCGGGAACTGCCGCCCTTGCCGCCCTGCTGGCTGTGTTTGGCCCTGTGCTGGCTTCGGGCTATGGGCTGAGCCTTGCGCTCACTCTGCCCACAGCCGCCGAATGGCGCTTGCTTGGCGGGATTGTGGCCGCTGGTTTTGCCGCCGGGCTTATCCCGGCATGGCGGGCCTACCGCATGAGTCTGGCTGACGGCCTCAACGCCTCTGTATAA
- a CDS encoding ABC transporter ATP-binding protein: MNSVTPTPPQAPCSMNTGEQAVLLENCTFCWPGQKEEALHIPMFSVDKGETVFLSGPSGGGKSTLLSLIAGILQPASGSVRVNGIRVDTLPRFARDSFRGDTIGLIFQQFNLVPHLSMLDNVLLPCRFSPKRTARATEKDASPEQSAQRLLERLGLGPELWRKSVTRLSVGQQQRVAAARALVGSPPLVMADEPTSALDAERRADFLHLLLRESAEAGSSLLFVSHDLSLADFFERRIRLAEINRADASRADKGTIPQGETA; this comes from the coding sequence ATGAATTCCGTTACGCCAACACCACCGCAAGCGCCTTGCAGCATGAATACGGGCGAGCAGGCAGTCCTGCTTGAAAATTGCACCTTTTGCTGGCCCGGCCAAAAGGAAGAAGCCCTGCATATTCCCATGTTCAGCGTGGACAAAGGGGAGACGGTTTTTCTTTCCGGCCCCAGCGGCGGGGGCAAAAGCACCCTGCTCAGCCTCATTGCAGGGATACTCCAACCAGCTTCCGGCAGTGTGCGCGTCAACGGAATTCGTGTGGACACCTTGCCCAGATTCGCCAGAGATTCCTTTCGCGGCGACACCATCGGCCTGATATTTCAGCAGTTCAATCTTGTTCCGCATCTCTCCATGCTGGATAATGTCCTGCTGCCCTGCCGCTTTTCGCCCAAACGCACCGCACGGGCAACGGAAAAGGATGCAAGCCCGGAGCAATCCGCGCAACGCCTGCTTGAACGCCTTGGCCTTGGGCCGGAACTGTGGCGCAAAAGCGTAACCCGCCTTTCTGTGGGGCAACAGCAACGCGTTGCCGCCGCCCGCGCCCTTGTGGGGTCGCCGCCGCTGGTTATGGCTGACGAACCCACCTCTGCGCTGGATGCGGAACGGCGGGCAGATTTTCTGCACCTGCTGCTGCGCGAAAGCGCCGAGGCCGGATCAAGCCTTTTGTTTGTCAGCCATGATCTGTCTCTGGCGGATTTTTTTGAACGCCGGATCCGGCTGGCAGAGATTAACCGGGCCGATGCCAGCAGGGCTGACAAAGGGACAATCCCGCAGGGAGAAACCGCATGA